A region of Fibrobacter succinogenes subsp. succinogenes S85 DNA encodes the following proteins:
- a CDS encoding polysaccharide lyase: protein MNKYAFFLLCASAAFAQTADTVSFVNFENREVGVYGNAEAKEDFKRNTTDKSWWYAMDKNNGENSKIVYDGVAHGNVLQLKYPKGCVGPNDNDTPACAAQIIQPLVKTADTMWSAYDIFFEDGFEFQLGGKLPGLCGGKCYTGNAMPETGDGWSARIMWRKGGNAVQLIYFMGQKSEYGDDFKWDLGGKNPQAQFTIGKWHRIVNKVSMNTVKTPGAGDKNGRVQAWLDGELVLDVDTLRLRDYDTLHVDKFYLSTFHGGSSAEWAPTHDNFIRFDNFTVSTDSIAVSLDNAGGVGLNKRLWRENRRADSKPVEIYRVNGSRVGRGLHTESKTLPLKNGRLVKVVQ from the coding sequence ATGAATAAGTACGCGTTTTTCTTGCTTTGCGCTTCTGCGGCTTTTGCTCAAACTGCAGATACGGTCTCGTTTGTCAACTTCGAAAATCGCGAAGTTGGTGTTTATGGCAATGCGGAGGCTAAGGAAGATTTCAAGCGCAACACCACGGATAAAAGCTGGTGGTATGCGATGGACAAGAACAACGGCGAAAATTCCAAGATTGTCTATGACGGCGTGGCGCACGGCAATGTGTTGCAACTCAAGTACCCCAAGGGCTGCGTTGGTCCGAATGACAATGATACTCCCGCGTGTGCGGCGCAAATCATCCAGCCACTTGTGAAAACTGCCGATACGATGTGGAGTGCGTACGATATTTTCTTCGAGGACGGTTTTGAATTCCAGTTGGGAGGCAAGCTTCCGGGGCTATGTGGCGGTAAGTGCTACACGGGGAACGCGATGCCCGAAACGGGGGATGGCTGGAGTGCGCGAATTATGTGGCGCAAGGGCGGGAACGCTGTTCAGCTGATTTATTTCATGGGGCAAAAATCTGAATACGGCGATGATTTCAAGTGGGATCTCGGTGGTAAAAATCCGCAAGCGCAATTCACGATTGGCAAATGGCATCGCATAGTCAATAAAGTCTCGATGAATACGGTCAAGACTCCTGGCGCGGGCGACAAGAACGGTCGTGTGCAGGCGTGGCTTGATGGCGAGCTCGTGCTAGATGTCGATACGCTCAGGCTCCGCGATTATGATACTTTGCATGTGGACAAGTTCTATCTTTCCACGTTCCATGGCGGGAGTAGCGCTGAATGGGCTCCGACACACGATAACTTTATCCGATTTGACAATTTTACGGTTTCAACCGATTCTATCGCTGTGTCGCTTGACAACGCGGGCGGTGTTGGCTTGAATAAACGTTTATGGCGAGAAAATCGCCGTGCAGATTCAAAGCCTGTTGAGATCTATCGCGTTAATGGTTCGCGTGTTGGTCGTGGCCTACACACTGAATCCAAAACGCTGCCGCTCAAGAACGGCAGACTCGTAAAAGTAGTGCAATAA
- a CDS encoding TIGR02147 family protein, producing MKPITEYKDYRLYMQDFYEERKRTSAFSWREFSKLAGFKSPVYLKLVCEGKSSLSFVKMEQVAHAMGLAGHEFAYFTQMVKFGNATKDSVKKEALLEMQKIAREHQVRVVDAESFEFYESWKNPTIRELAPMMPGKRPLEVAKACHQVISAEQVRDSLAFLVQTGFLKREAEHTYVQTEKTVIGTKESLPIAVRGMHKEMASLARTAIDKFPIEERHFTGATLGLCEEAYARISQELDAFVRKVANIAAEYENINQVYRLNLQLFPLTKKVEEETNE from the coding sequence ATGAAACCGATAACAGAATATAAGGATTACCGCCTGTACATGCAGGACTTTTACGAAGAGCGTAAAAGGACGAGCGCATTTTCGTGGCGTGAGTTTTCCAAGCTGGCGGGGTTCAAGTCGCCGGTTTACTTAAAGCTTGTTTGCGAAGGCAAGAGCAGCTTGAGTTTCGTTAAGATGGAACAGGTCGCACATGCGATGGGGCTTGCGGGGCACGAGTTTGCTTACTTCACGCAAATGGTCAAGTTCGGCAATGCAACGAAGGACTCTGTGAAAAAAGAGGCTCTCCTTGAAATGCAAAAAATTGCTCGCGAGCATCAAGTGCGCGTTGTCGATGCGGAATCTTTTGAATTCTATGAGTCGTGGAAAAATCCGACGATTCGTGAACTTGCTCCGATGATGCCTGGAAAGCGCCCGCTCGAAGTGGCGAAAGCTTGCCATCAGGTGATTTCGGCAGAACAGGTGCGTGACTCGCTTGCGTTCCTGGTGCAGACGGGGTTTCTCAAGCGCGAGGCGGAACATACTTACGTGCAGACGGAAAAGACTGTCATCGGCACAAAAGAGTCGCTTCCCATTGCGGTTCGCGGAATGCACAAAGAAATGGCTTCGCTTGCGAGAACGGCTATCGACAAGTTCCCGATTGAAGAACGTCATTTCACGGGTGCAACGCTTGGGCTTTGCGAAGAAGCCTACGCCCGCATTTCGCAGGAATTGGACGCGTTTGTACGCAAGGTGGCAAACATCGCTGCTGAATATGAAAACATCAACCAAGTTTATCGACTGAATCTTCAGTTGTTCCCTTTAACAAAAAAGGTCGAGGAGGAAACCAATGAATAA
- the rbr gene encoding rubrerythrin, which produces MANKYAGTQTEKNLEAAFAGESQARNKYTYFASRAKKDGFEQIAALFQKTADNEKEHAKLWFKELEGIGDTAQNLKAAAEGENYEWTDMYEGFAKTAEEEGFTALAKKFRMVAAIEKMHEERYRALLKNVETAKVFEKSEVKVWECRNCGHIVVGTKAPEVCPVCAHPQSYFEVHEDNF; this is translated from the coding sequence ATGGCAAATAAATACGCTGGTACCCAGACCGAAAAGAATTTGGAAGCAGCTTTCGCAGGCGAATCCCAAGCCCGCAACAAGTACACCTACTTTGCAAGCCGCGCCAAAAAAGACGGTTTTGAACAGATCGCTGCATTGTTCCAGAAAACCGCTGACAACGAAAAGGAACACGCCAAGCTTTGGTTCAAGGAACTCGAAGGCATCGGCGACACAGCCCAGAACCTGAAGGCTGCCGCCGAAGGCGAAAATTACGAATGGACCGACATGTACGAAGGCTTCGCGAAGACCGCTGAAGAAGAAGGCTTCACCGCTCTCGCCAAGAAGTTCCGCATGGTCGCCGCCATCGAAAAGATGCACGAAGAACGCTATCGCGCCCTCCTTAAAAATGTGGAAACGGCCAAGGTCTTCGAAAAGAGCGAAGTCAAGGTTTGGGAATGCCGCAACTGCGGACACATCGTGGTCGGTACAAAGGCCCCGGAAGTCTGCCCCGTCTGCGCTCACCCGCAATCCTACTTCGAGGTACATGAAGACAATTTCTAA